The proteins below are encoded in one region of Fulvia fulva chromosome 9, complete sequence:
- a CDS encoding COP9 signalosome complex subunit 3 — MSDLATMLSFPPEKKKKDLSIKDYDKEMTSYIKSLSGLSQSAWTKNVEKKNILEMLDPAVNSIPYLVSLNRQLDANANDVRALEQLYQHIELFFTSFDPVQVRYVGEEWRNLFTTTYELLQNDRSDNISLLVNALLRLDPTAGTFTTNHLRIVRLALRNEVPSQALPIIDRDIYAFPQKAVKGAPDELLSDEHELSNAYITYNSKFSQPISTEYVLEYYLLGAHIYIGMRNFHRARLFLEHVILSPTQQHAVSALQVEAYKKWVLIGLLAQGRAYPAPKTVDPSVYKSIQVLAKPYDALSDDFDKRDYKKWNAEVEVAANIWQDDGNLRLVREAGEALMRYRVLDLQKTYAALSIARVAQLVDMRDTEAIQLLQQMIQGGHLNADLSSTDGVLRFNETSVAPTAADDDLEGQTQRITTLVASIRDADRRLQLTKEYVDYAKRIKRSGDAVSGDPADMMDLSYDAPIVDDDGDEDLMNGGF, encoded by the coding sequence ATGTCGGACCTTGCAACTATGCTGTCCTTTCCGccggagaagaagaagaaggatCTGAGTATCAAGGACTATGACAAGGAGATGACATCCTACATCAAGAGTCTGTCCGGGCTCTCGCAGTCTGCGTGGACTAAGAACGTCGAGAAGAAGAACATACTCGAAATGCTCGACCCCGCCGTCAACTCGATACCCTACCTCGTGTCCCTCAACAGACAGCTGGACGCAAACGCCAACGACGTCAGAGCCCTCGAGCAGTTATACCAACACATCGAGCTCTTCTTCACATCCTTCGATCCAGTCCAAGTCCGATATGTGGGCGAAGAGTGGAGGAACCTATTCACAACTACATACGAGCTGCTCCAGAACGACAGATCCGACAACATCAGCCTGCTGGTCAACGCCTTGTTGCGTCTAGACCCGACCGCTGGCACCTTCACCACGAACCATCTCCGCATCGTCCGACTAGCACTTCGAAACGAGGTGCCCAGTCAAGCACTGCCAATCATTGACAGAGACATATACGCGTTTCCTCAGAAAGCCGTCAAGGGCGCCCCCGACGAACTGTTGAGCGACGAGCACGAACTCAGCAACGCATACATCACCTACAACTCAAAGTTCTCCCAACCTATCAGCACGGAGTACGTTCTGGAGTACTACCTACTCGGCGCCCACATCTACATCGGCATGCGAAACTTCCATCGAGCACGACTCTTCCTCGAGCATGTCATCCTGTCACCGACCCAGCAACATGCAGTCAGCGCTTTGCAGGTCGAGGCATACAAGAAGTGGGTCTTGATCGGTCTGCTGGCACAAGGACGCGCATACCCTGCTCCAAAGACTGTCGACCCCTCGGTTTATAAGAGCATCCAAGTGCTGGCGAAGCCATACGATGCACTTTCAGACGACTTCGACAAGAGAGACTACAAGAAGTGGAACGCCGAGGTTGAGGTCGCTGCGAACATATGGCAGGATGATGGTAACCTGAGACTTGTGCGGGAGGCCGGCGAAGCGTTGATGCGATACCGCGTGCTTGATCTACAGAAGACATACGCTGCGTTGTCCATTGCACGTGTGGCACAGCTGGTCGACATGCGAGACACAGAAGCGATCCAACTACTGCAGCAGATGATCCAAGGCGGTCATCTCAACGCCGATCTCTCCAGCACCGACGGTGTCCTGCGCTTCAACGAGACGAGTGTCGCGCCTACAGCCGCGGACGACGACCTCGAGGGCCAGACCCAGCGCATCACAACTCTGGTGGCATCCATTCGAGACGCGGACCGACGGCTACAGCTCACCAAGGAGTACGTCGATTATGCTAAGCGCATAAAGCGGAGTGGGGACGCCGTCAGCGGTGATCCAGCCGATATGATGGATCTCTCCTACGATGCGCCAATCGTCGACGACGATGGCGATGAGGACCTCATGAATGGCGGGTTCTAG
- a CDS encoding Delta 8-(E)-sphingolipid desaturase — protein MAAAQHTSRYRDTVLTRRKIESLIAEGRKIVIVNGTVLKVDAWLPYHPGGDKALLHMVGRDATNEVKAFHSVETQQFMQKYRIGKIEGQWKDFLPPIQGGVFRRVEEQDSSTTVESDGDTERDSSSHSSSSEPSPIFEPAERLSDSLRKRRSSVAASDSSATSLETLAIGEPAVGSNKVATGDERTKQERQRDLDTFPSLDPATQASIIEKYKLLDQRLRDDGLYNCNYTAYLFEAMRYSFLAFMAYFFLQKSWYALSGLFLGMMWHQLVFTVHDAGHMGITHNFHVDSCIGIFIADFLGGLSCCWWKRNHNVHHIVTNSAEHDPDIQHMPFFAVSHRFFDSLRSTYYDRIMTFDAVAKFVLQYQHYLYYPILTMGRFNLYVLSWQYIFLGQGPRKGPAWSHRYLEMAGQAFFWYWFGYLTVYKSIPIGWDRFIFVMVSHAITMPVHVQITLSHFAMSTADLGVAESFPQRMLRTTMDVDCPEWLDFFHGGLQFQAVHHLFPRMPRHNLRKAQKLVMEYCDEVGIPYAIWNFTEGNGKVIKQLEDIANQARIMRECQKTMTLQDALEGH, from the coding sequence ATGGCGGCGGCACAGCACACCAGTCGGTACAGGGACACGGTCCTCACCAGAAGGAAGATCGAGAGCTTGATCGCCGAAGGACGAAAGATTGTAATTGTGAATGGCACAGTGCTCAAGGTGGATGCATGGCTGCCATATCACCCAGGTGGTGACAAAGCATTGCTTCATATGGTGGGACGAGACGCAACGAACGAGGTCAAAGCATTTCATTCTGTGGAGACACAGCAGTTCATGCAAAAGTACCGCATAGGCAAGATTGAAGGCCAGTGGAAGGACTTCCTGCCTCCTATCCAAGGTGGAGTGTTCCGACGCGTAGAAGAGCAAGATTCCAGTACAACAGTCGAGAGTGATGGGGACACCGAGCGCGATTCATCCAGCCATAGCAGCTCATCTGAGCCTTCGCCAATATTCGAGCCCGCAGAACGTTTGTCAGACTCCCTGCGAAAGAGGCGATCCAGTGTCGCTGCTAGTGACTCTTCGGCAACATCCTTGGAAACGCTGGCAATTGGCGAGCCTGCTGTGGGATCGAACAAAGTGGCTACTGGCGACGAGAGGACGAAGCAAGAGCGGCAGAGAGATTTGGATACCTTCCCGAGCCTCGATCCGGCTACACAAGCGAGCATCATCGAGAAGTACAAGCTGCTGGATCAGCGTCTCAGGGATGACGGACTTTACAATTGCAACTATACCGCATACTTGTTCGAAGCCATGCGGTACAGCTTTCTGGCTTTCATGGCCTACTTCTTCCTGCAAAAGAGCTGGTACGCTCTATCCGGTCTCTTCTTGGGCATGATGTGGCACCAACTCGTCTTCACAGTCCACGATGCAGGTCACATGGGGATCACACACAACTTTCACGTCGACAGCTGCATCGGCATCTTCATTGCAGACTTCCTTGGCGGCCTATCCTGCTGCTGGTGGAAGCGCAACCACAACGTCCACCACATCGTTACGAACAGCGCAGAGCATGATCCAGACATCCAGCACATGCCCTTCTTCGCAGTCTCCCACCGCTTCTTCGACAGCTTGCGGAGCACATACTACGACCGCATCATGACCTTCGATGCGGTCGCCAAGTTCGTGCTTCAGTACCAGCACTACCTCTACTATCCAATCTTGACCATGGGCCGCTTCAACCTGTACGTCCTGAGCTGGCAGTACATCTTCCTTGGCCAAGGCCCACGTAAGGGTCCGGCCTGGTCGCACCGCTACCTCGAGATGGCCGGTCAAGCATTTTTCTGGTACTGGTTCGGCTACCTCACCGTCTACAAGTCGATACCTATCGGCTGGGATCGATTCATCTTCGTCATGGTATCACATGCCATTACCATGCCAGTGCACGTTCAGATCACACTTTCCCACTTTGCCATGAGTACCGCTGATCTCGGCGTTGCCGAGTCGTTCCCTCAGCGTATGTTACGGACGACAATGGACGTTGACTGTCCCGAGTGGCTGGACTTCTTCCATGGTGGTTTGCAGTTCCAGGCGGTGCATCATCTATTCCCACGGATGCCAAGGCATAATTTGAGGAAAGCACAGAAGCTGGTTATGGAATACTGCGATGAAGTTGGTATTCCTTATGCCATTTGGAACTTTACAGAGGGTAATGGCAAGGTGATCAAGCAGTTGGAGGATATTGCGAACCAAGCCAGAATTATGAGGGAATGTCAGAAGACAATGACGCTGCAGGATGCTCTTGAAGGACACTGA